A genomic region of Ferroacidibacillus organovorans contains the following coding sequences:
- a CDS encoding transglutaminase-like domain-containing protein, which produces MRRRLLHSPFLSLAGLLAVLATLSIWTPKGVARDFHVHAWWHSLFARRVETAAPAAPYGANDAHLGGNFNGSTAVMFRVIAKESSYYPIESFSTYTGAGWVRGAMTAAASGVSTHVPRTRMTQQVWVESGTYPAVLGANRIISATMRGGARARFVPAIDAWTFGSPLHAGEHYTVVSTLEHVNPRSLASVTDGNLVYAFRQALQLPANFPQRDILLAHQITVHAVTPYAKLQAIIAYLQSHESYQTQGIPVPRPGQDFVDQFLFETHRGYCDQFSTAAAILARVVGIPTRWVKGYISVPADPTYHGAQNEYILRGTDAHSWFEAWFAGYGFVPFEATPSAALAEITQEKCHRHPV; this is translated from the coding sequence TTGCGCAGGCGCCTATTGCACTCTCCTTTTCTGAGTCTGGCAGGCCTACTCGCGGTCCTCGCGACACTGAGTATCTGGACGCCAAAAGGAGTGGCGCGTGATTTTCACGTACACGCCTGGTGGCACTCGCTGTTTGCGCGGCGTGTCGAGACGGCCGCACCTGCCGCGCCCTATGGCGCGAATGACGCGCATTTGGGCGGCAATTTCAACGGCAGTACGGCGGTCATGTTTCGTGTCATCGCGAAGGAATCGTCGTACTATCCCATTGAGTCATTCTCAACCTACACAGGCGCGGGATGGGTGCGCGGCGCTATGACGGCAGCGGCATCCGGTGTGTCAACTCACGTGCCGCGCACCCGAATGACACAGCAGGTGTGGGTGGAGTCGGGAACTTATCCAGCCGTCCTTGGGGCCAATCGCATCATCAGTGCCACGATGCGCGGCGGTGCCCGCGCTCGCTTTGTCCCGGCGATCGACGCGTGGACCTTTGGCTCGCCACTTCATGCGGGAGAGCACTACACAGTCGTGTCCACACTTGAGCATGTGAATCCGCGCTCACTCGCTTCTGTGACTGACGGAAACTTGGTCTACGCGTTTCGTCAGGCGCTTCAATTGCCAGCGAATTTTCCGCAGCGCGACATTCTTTTGGCGCATCAAATCACAGTGCATGCGGTGACGCCTTACGCAAAACTGCAGGCGATCATCGCGTATTTGCAGTCACACGAATCGTATCAAACGCAAGGCATTCCTGTGCCGCGACCGGGTCAAGATTTTGTCGACCAATTCCTTTTTGAGACGCATCGTGGCTATTGTGACCAGTTCTCAACCGCCGCCGCGATTCTTGCACGCGTCGTTGGCATTCCGACGCGTTGGGTGAAAGGGTACATCTCGGTGCCGGCCGACCCCACTTATCACGGCGCGCAAAATGAGTACATCCTTCGCGGGACGGATGCGCATTCATGGTTTGAGGCTTGGTTTGCGGGATATGGTTTTGTCCCTTTTGAAGCGACACCATCAGCTGCGCTCGCGGAAATTACTCAAGAAAAATGCCATCGTCATCCAGTGTGA
- a CDS encoding DUF4129 domain-containing protein: MPSSSSVIASQRPNVTPPVQHAIKQAVEKKKQQNSQSAASVPLAKGFLVLFALLIIFAGIIRFARRRSSRRSLRSLFQSEAVSAGDFGIQANRLLRALERRIVYPRASHETLREWGLRQTDDLDQKELMEAIAYVERVRYGPEGRSEGGAPLDDPFEKGQLQPRVKRDGRSHITRAVVGFLRFIKQSR; this comes from the coding sequence ATGCCATCGTCATCCAGTGTGATCGCTTCACAACGGCCAAACGTGACACCGCCTGTTCAGCATGCGATCAAGCAAGCTGTGGAAAAGAAAAAGCAGCAGAATTCACAATCCGCCGCTTCTGTACCGCTTGCAAAAGGTTTTCTTGTCCTTTTCGCGCTGCTCATCATTTTCGCGGGGATCATCCGGTTCGCGCGCCGCAGATCATCAAGGCGATCTTTACGGTCTTTGTTTCAGAGCGAGGCAGTATCCGCAGGCGATTTTGGCATACAGGCGAACCGCTTGCTGCGCGCGCTTGAGCGGCGCATCGTCTATCCGCGCGCTTCTCACGAGACGCTTCGCGAGTGGGGATTGCGGCAAACGGATGACCTAGATCAGAAGGAACTGATGGAGGCAATTGCGTATGTGGAGCGCGTTCGCTATGGCCCGGAGGGGCGAAGCGAAGGCGGTGCGCCCCTGGATGACCCTTTTGAGAAGGGGCAATTGCAACCGCGGGTGAAGCGGGACGGGCGTTCTCACATTACGCGTGCTGTGGTCGGTTTTCTTCGTTTCATCAAGCAGAGTCGCTGA
- a CDS encoding extracellular solute-binding protein, with protein sequence MAGTVRGAIPRRAAKQALSRQFLRGFAPGLVQGATIKGNVYAAPFFMDAGFLYYRKDLLQKAHLPVPKTWEQLQSEAKTLVSNKMVKYGFVWEGASYEGLTCNWMEYLTDAGGQVFNAQGKPNMDTPAAQHALSFMRGLITSGVSPQAVSVFQEPQAMNTFNNGQAAFLRNWDYAWANSQTPGQSSVVGKVGVVPLPTFAGHGTRGYACIGGWDLYINPHTKHMSADLTFINWMTSVPAQTVLASQYSEIPTNASVQNSPAVRAKNPVLAIVGQTNLIARPAQNPYYAKVSTAIYTNVNAALAGQVSVSTALSQANAQLASAVGSSSL encoded by the coding sequence GTGGCCGGGACAGTTCGCGGCGCAATCCCTCGCCGAGCCGCTAAACAAGCACTTTCCCGCCAGTTTTTGCGCGGTTTTGCGCCAGGTCTCGTGCAAGGCGCGACGATCAAAGGAAATGTGTACGCGGCGCCCTTTTTCATGGACGCGGGTTTTCTTTACTATCGCAAGGATCTGCTGCAAAAGGCGCACCTGCCTGTGCCCAAAACGTGGGAACAGCTTCAGTCAGAAGCAAAAACGCTTGTTTCCAACAAAATGGTCAAATATGGTTTCGTCTGGGAAGGCGCATCCTATGAGGGGCTCACCTGTAACTGGATGGAATACCTCACAGATGCTGGCGGCCAGGTGTTTAACGCGCAGGGAAAACCAAACATGGATACACCTGCGGCACAGCACGCGCTCTCCTTTATGCGCGGTTTGATCACGTCTGGCGTTTCACCGCAGGCGGTGAGCGTGTTCCAAGAACCGCAGGCGATGAACACATTTAACAACGGACAGGCTGCTTTCCTTAGAAACTGGGACTACGCGTGGGCGAACTCGCAAACACCGGGGCAGTCAAGCGTCGTTGGCAAAGTGGGTGTCGTGCCATTGCCGACATTTGCCGGTCACGGCACGCGCGGATATGCCTGTATCGGCGGCTGGGATCTCTACATCAACCCGCACACCAAGCACATGTCGGCTGATCTCACCTTTATCAACTGGATGACAAGCGTCCCCGCCCAAACGGTGCTCGCCTCTCAGTATTCGGAGATTCCGACAAACGCCAGTGTGCAAAACAGCCCGGCGGTCAGGGCGAAAAATCCCGTGCTCGCCATCGTTGGACAGACCAACTTGATCGCGCGTCCTGCCCAGAATCCGTATTACGCCAAAGTGTCGACGGCCATCTACACGAATGTCAACGCTGCGCTCGCAGGTCAAGTCAGTGTCTCCACAGCGCTCAGTCAAGCCAATGCGCAATTGGCGTCGGCCGTTGGCAGTTCGAGTTTGTAG
- a CDS encoding transposase — protein MRVYDKEFKEEALKLSYEVGPTAASEQLGVPPTTLYTWRSQSKNMDPWHLWERPPTHRSETAELRVGKDQGIGIRQ, from the coding sequence ATGCGAGTGTACGACAAAGAATTCAAAGAAGAAGCATTAAAATTGTCTTATGAAGTCGGGCCAACCGCGGCCTCCGAACAACTGGGGGTCCCACCCACAACGCTGTACACATGGCGGAGTCAAAGCAAAAACATGGATCCTTGGCATTTGTGGGAGCGGCCACCAACGCATAGATCCGAAACCGCCGAGTTAAGGGTTGGAAAAGATCAGGGAATTGGAATCCGCCAATGA
- a CDS encoding nucleoid-associated protein, which produces MIELSNSEIKYLAVHLVGNKLRQEGVRFSNSETPIEGDRLQELLFQHFLKPFLKIESLYQFTHDSNLSFNEVYVYAKSVFPNPQCFLQISREIAKHLYESSSHPRIRGGEFFMLYFTNCSIDGVTTDAIGIFKSETKDTYLKISPKENTYGITLDEGISINRLEKGCLIFNLDVDIGYRVAVIDNLSKSGEEARYWKGQFLGVRELGTDDSITKQYMSLVTRVIDDSFPNGSAEHRIKTQLKAMSYFDSNVSFDDEQFTRDVLSEWPTASEEYNERKRRIQDKEGISLPEKFTISRKEVERVKRSVRRTIQLDDSFELVIKAGAAEVFTNLKREFDEEKGMFYYKVYFTSER; this is translated from the coding sequence ATGATTGAGCTTTCAAACTCAGAAATCAAGTATTTGGCGGTACACTTGGTTGGCAATAAATTGCGTCAAGAGGGAGTAAGGTTTTCAAACAGTGAGACTCCTATAGAGGGAGATAGATTACAGGAATTGCTCTTTCAGCACTTTTTAAAGCCGTTCTTAAAGATCGAATCGTTGTATCAGTTTACTCATGACTCTAATCTTTCGTTCAATGAAGTTTATGTTTATGCCAAATCCGTGTTTCCAAATCCGCAATGTTTTTTGCAAATATCCAGAGAAATTGCAAAGCATCTGTATGAAAGCTCTTCACACCCGCGAATACGTGGTGGCGAGTTCTTTATGCTGTATTTTACGAATTGCTCTATTGACGGTGTAACTACGGACGCCATAGGAATATTTAAATCGGAGACAAAAGACACATATCTTAAGATTTCTCCGAAGGAGAATACCTATGGAATAACTTTAGACGAGGGAATAAGCATTAACCGTTTGGAAAAGGGCTGTCTTATTTTCAATTTGGATGTGGACATTGGATATCGAGTAGCCGTTATTGATAATCTTAGCAAGAGTGGTGAAGAGGCTCGTTATTGGAAGGGACAATTTCTTGGTGTTAGGGAATTAGGAACCGACGATTCAATCACTAAGCAATACATGAGTCTAGTCACAAGAGTCATAGATGACTCATTCCCCAACGGAAGTGCTGAGCACAGAATTAAAACGCAACTCAAAGCGATGAGCTACTTTGATTCCAATGTCTCCTTTGACGATGAACAGTTTACACGAGACGTTTTATCTGAATGGCCGACAGCATCTGAAGAGTATAATGAACGAAAGAGGAGAATTCAAGACAAAGAGGGAATTAGTCTACCGGAGAAATTCACTATCTCCAGAAAGGAAGTAGAGCGAGTCAAACGGAGCGTCAGAAGAACCATACAGCTAGATGACTCTTTTGAATTAGTGATTAAAGCAGGTGCAGCAGAAGTCTTTACGAATTTAAAACGGGAATTTGATGAAGAAAAGGGAATGTTCTATTACAAGGTCTATTTTACTTCTGAAAGATAA
- a CDS encoding type I restriction endonuclease subunit R produces MSQMTEDNLVQQTTADYMRDSLGWESVYAYNTEDFGRNSLLGRNSRKEVVLIRYLRGSLERLNPGLPNSAYEDAIRDIVEYSTIQSTLATNREKYTLLKDGVQVSFRSSQGELKQQRLRVFDFVDPLQNHFLCVRELWIYGDIYHRRADIVGFVNGIPLLFMELKNVHKDLRHAYEENLSDYKDTIPHTFHHNAFIVLGNGIRAKVGTLSSQYEHFYDWKRLAENDLGIVDMETLLKGICEKRNFMDLFENFILFDDSPGQTVKILAQNHQFLGVNQAFESVQHRHERLGKLGVFWHTQGSGKSYSMVFFTRKVHRKIGGNFTFLVLTDRDDLDTQIYKTFAGSGLVNHEKESCRASSGDDLRQLLSEHKSYIFTLIQKFNQTVDPNSGYSLRDDIIVISDEAHRTQYGLLALNMRNALPNASFIGFTGTPLFQGDEKTKQMFGDYISTYDFQRAVEDEATVPLYYDARGDKLGLATNDLNERIAEKLEEFETDDINVEERLERELRRDYHIITAEKRLKQIAQDFVIHYSNAWETGKAMLVCIDKITSVRMYYLIQDAWNKRITELESNLSKIRDPQEVIYQQRQIRWMKDTQMAVVISEEQGEIDKFRKWALDIKPHRQLIKNGFETDDQKRLDIESAFKKESHPFRVAIVCAMWLTGFDVPSLSTLYLDKPLKAHTLMQTIARANRKNEGKNNGLIVDYCGILKNLRAALATYAGRGDEGHGGDEGGRDPAKPDEELLADLVESIAFVRSFLHEGNAPLDDIIHQTGFARNAAILAAKEVANQNDETRKRFEVMCREVFKKFKACLNVSGINEHRNEYDSINIVYRSLQEDKDLADISDIIQKLHGVVDQAITTNSERIGESTTAYDISKIDFERLRKEFERSSSKNTTVQNLKSVIEKRLRRLLMQNPLRTDFQKHYEEIVEEYNREKDRLTIEKTFEALLLFVGALNEEESRAMREGLDEESLAIFDLLKKPELSAKDGKRIKQVSVELLRILKEEKLKIDHWRDKESTRDAVRVAIRDFLYSDTTGLPVDSFTDEDVDAKADLVFRHVFWAYPTVPSPVYA; encoded by the coding sequence ATGAGCCAGATGACCGAAGATAATCTCGTGCAGCAAACCACGGCTGACTATATGCGGGATTCCCTCGGTTGGGAGTCCGTTTATGCTTACAACACCGAGGATTTCGGTCGAAACAGTCTGCTTGGGCGCAACTCCCGAAAGGAAGTTGTGCTCATCCGCTATCTCAGGGGGAGTCTGGAGCGTCTGAATCCCGGTTTACCCAATTCGGCATATGAAGATGCTATCCGCGATATCGTCGAATACAGCACAATCCAGTCCACACTGGCAACCAATCGCGAGAAATACACGCTCCTGAAAGATGGCGTACAAGTTTCATTTCGCAGTTCGCAGGGTGAGTTGAAGCAACAACGTTTACGTGTTTTCGATTTTGTCGATCCGCTTCAAAATCACTTCCTCTGCGTTCGTGAACTCTGGATTTACGGTGATATTTATCATAGACGAGCGGATATTGTCGGCTTCGTCAACGGCATTCCGCTTCTTTTTATGGAACTCAAGAATGTACATAAAGATCTGCGCCATGCTTACGAGGAAAATCTATCCGACTACAAAGACACCATCCCACACACTTTCCATCACAATGCATTCATCGTCCTAGGTAACGGTATTCGGGCCAAGGTGGGGACGCTCTCCAGCCAGTATGAGCACTTTTATGATTGGAAACGCCTGGCCGAGAACGATCTCGGTATTGTCGATATGGAAACCCTCCTCAAAGGCATCTGTGAGAAGCGCAACTTCATGGATCTCTTTGAGAACTTCATCTTGTTTGACGATTCGCCCGGACAAACAGTGAAGATTCTCGCGCAAAATCATCAGTTTCTCGGTGTTAATCAAGCCTTCGAATCCGTTCAACATCGTCACGAACGCTTGGGTAAACTAGGTGTGTTCTGGCACACGCAAGGTTCCGGAAAAAGTTATTCAATGGTATTCTTCACGCGCAAGGTGCATCGCAAGATTGGCGGGAATTTCACGTTCTTGGTTTTGACGGATCGCGATGATTTAGACACACAGATTTACAAGACGTTCGCCGGTAGTGGCTTGGTTAATCACGAAAAGGAATCTTGCCGGGCATCGAGTGGCGATGATTTACGTCAACTCCTCAGTGAGCATAAGAGCTACATATTCACACTGATTCAGAAGTTCAATCAAACGGTCGATCCGAACAGCGGTTACTCCCTGCGCGACGACATCATTGTCATTTCAGATGAAGCCCATCGCACCCAATACGGATTGCTCGCGCTCAACATGCGCAATGCTTTGCCGAATGCCAGTTTCATCGGATTTACCGGTACGCCCCTGTTTCAGGGGGACGAAAAAACGAAGCAAATGTTTGGCGACTACATCTCTACCTACGATTTTCAACGCGCTGTCGAAGACGAAGCCACGGTGCCATTGTATTACGATGCACGTGGAGATAAATTGGGTCTTGCGACAAATGATCTGAACGAGCGGATCGCGGAGAAGTTGGAAGAATTCGAAACCGACGATATCAATGTAGAGGAACGGTTGGAACGCGAACTGCGCCGAGATTACCATATCATTACCGCTGAGAAGCGCTTGAAACAGATTGCGCAAGATTTCGTGATCCACTACTCGAATGCGTGGGAAACTGGCAAAGCGATGTTGGTTTGCATCGATAAAATCACCTCCGTTCGGATGTACTACCTGATACAGGATGCTTGGAATAAGAGGATCACGGAACTGGAATCGAATCTGTCCAAGATTCGCGATCCGCAAGAAGTCATCTACCAACAGCGCCAAATCAGATGGATGAAAGACACACAAATGGCGGTTGTAATCAGCGAAGAACAGGGCGAGATTGATAAATTCCGCAAGTGGGCACTCGATATTAAACCTCATCGCCAACTCATCAAAAATGGCTTTGAAACGGACGATCAGAAGCGATTGGACATTGAGTCCGCATTCAAGAAGGAGTCTCACCCCTTTCGGGTGGCCATCGTCTGCGCGATGTGGTTGACGGGTTTTGACGTTCCGAGCTTATCCACTCTTTATCTGGACAAACCGCTGAAAGCGCACACGCTCATGCAGACCATTGCCCGTGCCAATCGTAAAAACGAGGGCAAGAACAATGGCCTGATTGTGGACTACTGCGGAATCCTCAAGAATCTACGTGCTGCCCTAGCCACCTATGCAGGCCGAGGGGATGAAGGGCATGGCGGTGATGAGGGCGGGCGTGATCCCGCTAAGCCCGACGAGGAACTGCTGGCTGACTTGGTAGAGTCAATCGCTTTTGTTCGCTCATTTTTGCATGAGGGCAATGCACCCTTGGACGATATCATTCATCAAACTGGATTCGCCCGAAATGCTGCCATCTTAGCAGCCAAGGAAGTCGCCAACCAGAATGATGAAACCCGCAAACGCTTCGAAGTGATGTGCCGGGAAGTCTTCAAGAAATTCAAAGCATGCCTGAACGTCTCCGGCATCAACGAACATCGCAATGAGTACGACTCCATCAATATTGTCTATCGCAGTTTGCAGGAAGATAAGGACTTGGCAGACATCTCAGATATCATCCAGAAGCTGCATGGCGTTGTTGATCAGGCAATCACGACCAATAGCGAGCGGATCGGCGAATCAACCACTGCATACGACATCTCGAAGATTGATTTTGAGCGACTGCGCAAGGAATTTGAGCGAAGTTCCAGCAAGAACACGACGGTGCAGAATTTGAAAAGCGTGATCGAGAAACGACTCCGGCGCTTGCTGATGCAAAATCCATTGCGAACGGATTTCCAAAAGCACTACGAGGAGATCGTAGAAGAGTATAATCGAGAGAAAGACAGGTTGACGATTGAGAAGACCTTCGAAGCGCTATTGCTTTTTGTCGGTGCACTGAATGAAGAAGAGTCTCGGGCTATGCGTGAGGGCTTGGACGAGGAGAGTTTGGCGATATTTGACCTTCTCAAGAAGCCGGAGCTGTCCGCGAAGGACGGAAAACGCATTAAGCAGGTGTCTGTTGAACTCCTCCGAATCTTGAAAGAAGAGAAGCTGAAAATTGACCACTGGCGCGACAAGGAATCCACCCGTGATGCGGTTCGTGTTGCCATTCGCGATTTCCTCTACAGTGACACAACAGGGCTTCCAGTGGATAGCTTCACGGATGAAGATGTGGATGCCAAAGCGGATTTGGTGTTTCGGCATGTGTTTTGGGCGTATCCGACGGTGCCATCGCCGGTGTATGCATGA